The Geotrypetes seraphini chromosome 8, aGeoSer1.1, whole genome shotgun sequence genome includes a region encoding these proteins:
- the OTUB1 gene encoding ubiquitin thioesterase OTUB1: MAAEEAQRSQDTVGDSEGVNCLAYDEAIMAQQDRIQQEIAVQNALVSERLELCVLNKEYAEDDEIYQQKIRDLHKKYTYIRKTRPDGNCFYRAFGFSHLEALLDDSKELQRFKEISAKSKEDLVTQGFTEFTIEDFHNTFMDLIELVEKRSSLSNLLGAFNDQSISDYLVVYLRLLTSGYLQREHQFFQHFIEGGRTVKEFCQQEVEPMAKESDHIHIIALAQALNVSILVEYMDRGEGGATNHHVFPEGSDPNVFLLYRPGHYDILYK, from the exons gaGTGAACTGCCTGGCATATGATGAAGCCATAATGGCCCAGCAGGATCGTATTCAGCAGGAG ATTGCAGTTCAGAATGCACTGGTGTCTGAGAGGCTGGAACTATGTGTGCTGAATAAAGAGTATGCGGAGGACGATGAAATCTATCAACAGAAAATCAGG GATTTGCACAAAAAGTACACATACATTCGGAAGACACGTCCGGATGGTAACTGCTTTTACCGGGCATTTGGCTTTTCTCATTTGGAGGCCCTACTGGATGACAGCAAGGAGTTGCAAAG GTTCAAAGAGATATCTGCTAAAAGCAAAGAGGACCTGGTGACTCAGGGCTTCACAGAATTTACCATTGAGGATTTCCACAATACG TTTATGGACCTGATTGAGCTGGTTGAGAAACGCAGCTCCCTCTCTAACCTCTTGGGAGCCTTCAATGACCAGAGCATCTCAGACTATCTAGTGGTCTACTTACGGCTACTGACCTCAGGCTATCTGCAGCGGGAGCACCAGTTCTTTCAGCATTTTATCGAGGGTGGCAGGACAGTGAAGGAGTTCTGTCAGCAG GAAGTGGAGCCGATGGCAAAGGAGAGTGACCACATTCACATCATTGCACTGGCACAGGCCCTGAATGTCTCCATCCTAGTGGAGTACATGGATCGTGGCGAGGGGGGTGCCACCAACCATCATGTGTTCCCTGAGGGTTCGGACCCCAATGTCTTTTTATTGTACCGGCCGGGCCACTATGACATCCTTTATAAATAG